Proteins encoded in a region of the Myxococcales bacterium genome:
- a CDS encoding YncE family protein gives MTGLRACGLAACAALAVCAALATPACTRSDSGPRTYKPYTGPPVYPERRAPLPPVEGDLGLVSNAGSDTVTAIDIARGEVLATLPVGRDPVDLDGPHHIALDRVRGFAYVALSYPATAAASGPHASHGGSARLGVVQKLRLSDLRVVGEARVDPNPGDIVLSDDGRRLVVTHFDLTRATAKGLEPAARRATLAVLDPETLSLTGSPEPVKVPVCAAPHGLALSRPGGDLAFVACYGDDAIAVLDLRDPAAAPVRVPLGPAAQSAPSAPVYGPYSAALSPSGRELLVADLDSKDLRVVDVATRAPTGLVFPTQGAPYFPAWSEDGAELFVPTQAPDGVRVLDARTGAVKRQRAFDPSECMSPHEAVLGADATAVWVVCEGDRKKPSVVLSLDRATLATRRSVGVGVYPDRLIVRGPK, from the coding sequence GTGACGGGGCTGCGCGCGTGCGGGCTCGCGGCCTGCGCGGCGCTCGCGGTCTGCGCGGCGCTCGCCACGCCCGCGTGCACGCGCAGCGACTCCGGCCCGCGGACGTACAAGCCGTACACGGGGCCACCGGTGTATCCGGAGCGCCGCGCGCCGCTGCCGCCGGTGGAGGGCGACCTCGGCCTCGTGAGCAACGCGGGCTCCGACACGGTGACGGCGATCGACATCGCGCGCGGCGAGGTCCTCGCGACCCTGCCGGTCGGGCGCGATCCCGTCGACCTCGACGGGCCGCACCACATCGCGCTGGATCGCGTCCGCGGCTTCGCGTACGTCGCGCTCTCGTACCCGGCGACCGCCGCGGCGTCGGGCCCACACGCCTCCCACGGCGGCAGCGCCCGCCTCGGCGTCGTCCAGAAGCTGCGGCTCTCCGATCTGCGCGTCGTGGGCGAGGCGCGGGTCGATCCGAACCCCGGCGACATCGTGCTCAGCGACGACGGGCGCCGCCTCGTCGTGACCCACTTCGACCTCACGAGGGCCACGGCGAAGGGCCTTGAGCCAGCCGCGCGGCGCGCGACGCTGGCCGTGCTCGACCCCGAGACCCTCTCGCTCACGGGCTCGCCCGAGCCGGTGAAGGTCCCGGTGTGCGCGGCGCCGCACGGGCTCGCGCTCTCCCGGCCCGGCGGCGATCTCGCGTTCGTCGCGTGCTATGGCGACGACGCGATCGCGGTGCTCGATCTGCGTGATCCCGCGGCCGCGCCGGTGCGAGTGCCGCTCGGTCCCGCCGCGCAGTCCGCGCCCAGCGCGCCTGTGTACGGGCCCTACTCCGCCGCGCTGTCGCCCTCGGGGAGGGAGCTGCTCGTCGCCGACCTCGACTCGAAGGACCTCCGCGTGGTCGATGTGGCGACCCGCGCGCCGACCGGCCTCGTGTTCCCCACGCAGGGGGCTCCCTATTTTCCCGCGTGGAGCGAGGACGGCGCCGAGCTCTTCGTGCCCACACAGGCTCCCGATGGCGTGCGCGTGCTCGACGCTCGGACCGGCGCCGTGAAGCGCCAGCGCGCGTTCGATCCGAGCGAGTGCATGAGCCCGCACGAGGCGGTGCTCGGCGCCGACGCGACGGCCGTGTGGGTCGTGTGCGAGGGCGATCGCAAGAAGCCGAGCGTGGTGCTCTCGCTCGATCGGGCCACGCTCGCGACGCGCCGCTCGGTCGGCGTCGGGGTTTACCCCGATCGCCTGATCGTGCGAGGCCCCAAGTGA
- a CDS encoding enoyl-CoA hydratase/isomerase family protein produces the protein MSHPRDPSARSHAPHAPSAPCDVRVEQHGAVAVLVLDDERRKNAMTPELGDALRRVVTEVRARRGVRAVVLTGAGDAFSAGGDLTMLERLRRVSREESKATMLAFYGRYLSILELEVPTIAAVRGPAIGAGLAVALACDLMVCDEDAKLAVNFAKLGLYPGMGTTYFLERRAGALRAAELVLTGRRFTGREALAWGLANHAVPAAEVLPRALALAEDIARSSPATVRALKTRLAPSPEALRAALEHEAEQQSESYLGADLGEGLAAARERRAAVFQDA, from the coding sequence ATGAGCCACCCCAGGGATCCAAGCGCTCGCTCGCACGCCCCGCACGCCCCGAGCGCCCCGTGCGACGTGCGCGTCGAGCAACACGGCGCCGTCGCGGTGCTCGTGCTCGACGACGAGCGACGCAAGAACGCCATGACCCCCGAGCTCGGCGACGCCCTCCGCCGCGTCGTGACCGAGGTGCGCGCTCGGCGGGGCGTCCGGGCCGTGGTGCTGACGGGCGCGGGCGACGCGTTCTCGGCGGGCGGCGATCTCACCATGCTCGAGCGGCTGCGGCGGGTCTCGCGGGAAGAGTCGAAGGCGACGATGCTCGCGTTCTACGGGCGATACCTGTCGATCCTGGAGCTCGAAGTGCCCACGATCGCCGCGGTGCGGGGACCCGCGATCGGCGCGGGGCTCGCCGTGGCGCTGGCGTGCGACCTCATGGTGTGCGACGAGGACGCGAAGCTCGCCGTGAATTTCGCGAAGCTCGGGCTCTACCCGGGAATGGGCACGACGTACTTCCTCGAGCGCCGCGCGGGCGCGCTCCGCGCCGCCGAGCTGGTGCTCACCGGCCGCCGCTTCACCGGGCGAGAAGCGCTGGCGTGGGGCCTCGCCAACCACGCGGTGCCTGCCGCCGAGGTGCTGCCGCGCGCGCTCGCGCTGGCCGAGGACATCGCGCGCTCCTCACCGGCCACGGTGCGCGCCCTGAAGACGCGGCTCGCGCCGAGCCCCGAGGCGCTGCGCGCCGCGCTCGAGCACGAGGCCGAGCAGCAGTCGGAGAGCTACCTGGGCGCCGATCTGGGCGAGGGGCTCGCGGCCGCGCGCGAGCGCCGAGCGGCGGTGTTTCAAGACGCGTAG
- a CDS encoding GNAT family N-acetyltransferase — protein sequence MSVRPLERSELPSAAATLALAFEDDPLFRFLLPDADTRPKWLRWITLHALTESHSVGGALTVEGGPEHGVVALTPPGTWPLSLGAQARAFSLPPGVPSARLLRVGLAIESAILKLHPAESHLYVYVLGVHPAQKGRGLGGALLRHAAGLARDAGVVAHLETSNPVNLSLYRKFGYEVGHELTLHGAPPVWTMTTPGPPG from the coding sequence ATGAGCGTCCGGCCACTCGAACGATCCGAGCTCCCCTCCGCCGCAGCCACCCTCGCGCTGGCGTTCGAAGACGATCCGCTCTTTCGCTTCCTCCTCCCCGACGCCGACACGCGACCGAAGTGGCTCCGCTGGATCACCCTTCACGCGCTGACCGAGAGCCACTCCGTGGGCGGCGCGCTCACCGTCGAGGGGGGCCCCGAGCACGGCGTCGTCGCGCTCACTCCGCCCGGCACGTGGCCGCTCTCGCTCGGCGCCCAGGCGCGCGCGTTCTCCCTACCACCGGGGGTGCCCTCGGCGCGGCTGCTCCGCGTGGGGCTCGCGATCGAGAGCGCCATTCTCAAGCTCCACCCGGCGGAGTCACACCTCTACGTGTATGTGCTCGGCGTGCACCCCGCGCAGAAGGGGCGCGGCCTCGGCGGCGCGCTGCTACGGCACGCGGCCGGCCTGGCGCGCGATGCCGGCGTGGTCGCTCACCTGGAGACCTCGAACCCGGTGAACCTCTCGCTCTACCGCAAATTTGGCTACGAGGTGGGCCACGAGCTCACCCTGCATGGCGCTCCGCCGGTGTGGACGATGACCACCCCGGGGCCGCCGGGCTGA
- a CDS encoding chloride channel protein, translating into MTHAHLSRDRLTALGQWLVLGALVGVACGGASALFLWLLERATEVRARHEWLVYALPIAGLVVGSLYERFGEPIKGGNNLVIDTIHDDGPEIPLRMAPMVLVGTVLTHVFGGSAGREGTAVQMGASLADWLSHRLGVSKAVRRQLLAAGVAGGFGSVFGTPIAGTVFGLELVVLGRIEYEALVPALVASVVGDLTTRALGVGHTHYPAAPHVPLTPLLLAKWLVFAAAVAATSTAFIELTHWLKKRGERHLRRLPLRMFAGGVAVIAMWKLVGTSDYLGLGVPTIVRAFTDPSLPTYAFALKLVFTAVTLGAGFLGGEVTPLFFVGAALGSALARLLGIPLELGAGVGLAAVFAASSNTPLALSIMAVELLGAHVFPHVLIVCVVAYLLTGHRSIYSSQRLLGAKGGERLTHPRALRDLDRGPDEPPRGAK; encoded by the coding sequence ATGACGCACGCCCATCTCTCCCGCGACCGCCTCACCGCCCTCGGGCAGTGGCTCGTGCTCGGTGCCCTCGTCGGCGTCGCGTGCGGCGGCGCCTCGGCGCTCTTCCTGTGGCTCCTGGAGCGGGCCACGGAGGTGCGCGCGCGGCACGAGTGGCTCGTCTACGCGCTCCCGATCGCCGGGCTCGTCGTGGGCTCCCTCTACGAGCGCTTCGGAGAACCCATAAAGGGGGGAAACAACCTCGTCATCGACACGATCCACGACGACGGGCCCGAGATCCCCCTGCGGATGGCCCCGATGGTGCTCGTGGGCACCGTCCTCACCCACGTGTTCGGCGGAAGCGCCGGGCGCGAGGGCACCGCCGTTCAAATGGGCGCGAGCCTCGCCGACTGGCTCTCCCATCGCCTCGGCGTGTCGAAGGCGGTGCGCCGCCAGCTGCTGGCCGCGGGCGTGGCGGGCGGCTTCGGCTCGGTGTTCGGGACGCCGATCGCCGGCACCGTGTTCGGGCTCGAGCTCGTGGTGCTCGGGCGCATCGAATACGAGGCGCTCGTCCCGGCCTTGGTGGCGTCGGTGGTCGGCGACCTCACGACCCGCGCGCTCGGCGTCGGGCACACGCATTACCCCGCAGCGCCGCACGTCCCTCTCACGCCGCTCCTTCTCGCCAAGTGGCTCGTGTTCGCGGCCGCGGTCGCCGCCACGTCGACCGCCTTCATCGAGCTCACGCACTGGCTGAAGAAGCGCGGGGAGCGCCACCTGCGGCGGCTCCCCCTCCGCATGTTCGCAGGTGGCGTCGCGGTCATCGCCATGTGGAAGCTCGTGGGAACGAGCGACTACCTCGGCCTCGGAGTGCCCACGATCGTCCGCGCGTTCACCGACCCGAGCCTCCCCACCTACGCGTTCGCGCTGAAGCTCGTCTTCACGGCCGTGACGCTCGGCGCCGGCTTCTTGGGCGGCGAGGTGACGCCCCTCTTCTTCGTGGGCGCAGCCCTCGGGAGCGCGCTCGCTCGCTTGCTGGGCATTCCGCTCGAGCTGGGTGCGGGCGTGGGCCTCGCGGCCGTGTTCGCGGCGTCGTCGAATACACCGCTCGCCCTATCGATCATGGCCGTGGAGCTGCTCGGCGCCCACGTGTTCCCGCACGTGCTCATCGTATGCGTCGTGGCCTATCTGCTCACGGGACACCGAAGCATCTACTCGTCCCAGCGGCTCCTCGGCGCCAAGGGAGGCGAGCGGCTCACGCACCCCCGCGCGCTCCGCGACCTCGACCGCGGCCCCGACGAGCCGCCGAGAGGGGCCAAGTAG
- a CDS encoding CocE/NonD family hydrolase: MALFGSRLARSLRSPFALLALAAVSSASCGAAPPPPARAPQAKARTVNPAPLVPYDLANEQDIPKAIREYYTKYEYRIPMRDGARLFTNVYVPKDDEHVYPIVMQRTPYSVLPYGIDNLPPASNARLLRRFAPNPLLVKDGFIFVHQDVRGKMMSEGTFVDVRPHRAGSGPTDIDETTDAFDTIDFLVKNVPRNNGNVGVWGISYPGFYAAQAAISGHPALKAASPQAPVTEWFLGDDFHHNGALFLADAFDFYSSFGQPRPKPTAKSPPWGFEYGTGDAYDFFLALGPLSNVNARHFEGKLMFWNDLMAHGTRDDFWKARDPRPHYKNVRPAVLTVGGFFDAEDVYGTLETYKAFEAQSPGAHNTLVMGPWRHGGWARGEGDHLGAVSFGQKTARIFHERAELPFFQRWLKGKQTTPLPEAFCFETGTNEWRSFTAWPPREARAETLYFAPNGRLAAAPTRGPAPESDSYLSDPRRPVPYSGKTASDIDAEYMVEDQRFASRRPDVLVFSTPPLTDDVTLAGPLEATLWVTTTGTDADFVVKLIDVYADNAEDPEPNPTGQRFGGYQQLVRGEVMRGKFRDSFEAPKAFVPGEPTRVRLTLPDVLHTFRPGHRLMVQVQSSWFPLVDRNPQTFVDIPKASEADFRAATHTLLRTADRPSTLGVRVLRGQLPR, encoded by the coding sequence GTGGCTCTCTTCGGCTCACGCCTCGCGCGCTCGCTCCGGTCCCCGTTCGCGCTGCTCGCGCTGGCTGCGGTCTCCTCCGCGTCCTGTGGGGCAGCGCCGCCGCCCCCCGCTCGCGCTCCCCAGGCGAAGGCTCGCACGGTAAACCCCGCGCCGCTCGTGCCCTACGATCTCGCGAACGAGCAGGACATCCCGAAGGCGATCCGTGAATACTACACGAAGTACGAATACCGCATCCCCATGCGCGACGGGGCGCGCCTCTTCACCAACGTGTACGTGCCCAAAGACGACGAGCACGTCTACCCGATCGTGATGCAGCGCACGCCCTACAGCGTATTGCCGTATGGCATCGACAACCTTCCGCCCGCGTCCAACGCGCGCCTCCTGCGTCGGTTCGCGCCGAACCCGCTGCTGGTGAAGGACGGCTTCATCTTCGTCCACCAAGACGTGCGTGGGAAGATGATGTCGGAGGGCACCTTCGTCGACGTGCGCCCCCACCGCGCGGGCAGCGGCCCGACCGACATCGACGAGACGACCGACGCCTTCGACACGATCGACTTTCTCGTGAAGAACGTGCCGCGCAACAACGGCAACGTCGGCGTGTGGGGCATCTCGTACCCCGGCTTCTACGCCGCTCAGGCGGCGATCTCGGGGCACCCGGCGCTGAAGGCCGCCTCGCCCCAAGCGCCGGTGACCGAGTGGTTCTTGGGCGACGACTTCCACCACAACGGCGCGCTCTTCCTCGCCGACGCCTTCGACTTCTACTCGAGCTTCGGGCAGCCGCGGCCCAAGCCCACGGCGAAGTCGCCCCCGTGGGGCTTCGAGTACGGCACGGGCGACGCGTACGACTTCTTCCTCGCGCTCGGCCCGCTCTCGAACGTGAACGCGCGGCACTTCGAGGGCAAGCTCATGTTCTGGAACGACCTCATGGCGCACGGCACCCGCGACGACTTCTGGAAGGCTCGCGACCCGCGCCCCCACTACAAGAACGTGAGGCCGGCGGTGCTCACGGTGGGCGGCTTCTTCGACGCCGAGGACGTCTACGGCACGCTGGAGACCTACAAGGCGTTCGAGGCGCAGAGCCCTGGGGCGCACAACACCCTCGTGATGGGCCCCTGGCGCCACGGAGGCTGGGCGCGGGGCGAGGGCGACCACCTCGGCGCAGTGAGCTTCGGCCAGAAGACCGCGCGCATCTTCCACGAGCGCGCCGAGCTGCCCTTCTTCCAGCGGTGGCTCAAGGGCAAGCAGACCACCCCGCTGCCGGAGGCCTTCTGCTTCGAGACGGGCACGAACGAGTGGCGGAGCTTCACCGCGTGGCCTCCCCGCGAGGCTCGCGCGGAGACCTTGTATTTTGCACCGAACGGCCGCCTCGCCGCGGCGCCCACGCGCGGGCCCGCGCCCGAGTCCGACAGCTACCTGAGCGATCCGAGGCGGCCGGTGCCCTACAGCGGGAAGACAGCCAGCGACATTGATGCAGAATACATGGTCGAGGACCAGCGCTTCGCGTCGCGGCGGCCCGACGTGCTCGTGTTCTCGACGCCGCCGCTCACCGACGACGTCACCCTCGCGGGTCCGCTCGAGGCCACCCTCTGGGTCACCACCACCGGCACCGACGCCGACTTCGTGGTGAAGCTCATCGACGTGTACGCCGACAACGCGGAGGACCCCGAGCCGAACCCGACCGGGCAGCGCTTCGGCGGCTACCAGCAGCTCGTGCGGGGCGAGGTGATGCGCGGGAAGTTCCGCGACAGCTTCGAGGCGCCCAAGGCCTTCGTGCCGGGTGAGCCCACCCGCGTGCGCCTGACGCTCCCCGACGTGCTCCACACGTTCCGCCCGGGCCACCGCCTGATGGTGCAGGTGCAGAGCTCGTGGTTCCCCCTGGTCGACCGCAACCCGCAGACCTTCGTGGACATCCCCAAGGCCAGCGAGGCCGATTTCCGCGCGGCCACCCACACCCTCCTCCGCACGGCCGACCGCCCGTCCACCCTCGGCGTGCGCGTCCTGCGCGGGCAGCTGCCTCGTTGA
- the ppk2 gene encoding polyphosphate kinase 2, whose amino-acid sequence MGNLKRKDYEAALEPLQVELNEMARWLSHTGTRLVVLFEGRDTAGKGGAISAISDCLSPRQCRVVALSKPSERERAQWYFQRYVEHLPAAGEITLFDRSWYNRAGVEKVMGFCTPAEVDTFYEQAPVFERQLVDTGTLLVKYWLSVDQDKQEERFAERLSDPLKRWKLSPIDLKAREHYAAYGKARDVMFKATHKKWAPWFVVDFNDQKRGRLNLLRHLLDQVPDKRVPDVEVPFPKLEGKPAKEKFTGPVSPIRGKY is encoded by the coding sequence ATGGGCAATCTGAAGCGCAAAGACTACGAGGCCGCGTTGGAGCCGCTCCAGGTGGAGCTGAACGAAATGGCGCGCTGGCTGAGCCACACGGGCACACGCCTCGTGGTGCTGTTCGAGGGCCGCGACACGGCCGGCAAGGGCGGCGCCATTTCGGCTATCTCCGACTGCCTGAGCCCTCGCCAGTGCCGGGTCGTGGCGCTCTCCAAGCCGAGCGAGCGCGAGCGGGCGCAGTGGTATTTCCAGCGCTACGTGGAGCACCTGCCCGCGGCCGGCGAGATCACCCTCTTCGATCGGAGCTGGTACAACCGCGCGGGCGTCGAGAAGGTGATGGGGTTCTGCACTCCCGCGGAGGTCGACACGTTCTACGAGCAGGCGCCGGTCTTCGAACGGCAGCTCGTCGACACCGGCACGTTGCTCGTGAAGTACTGGCTCTCCGTCGACCAGGACAAGCAGGAGGAGCGCTTCGCCGAGCGCTTGTCCGACCCGCTGAAGCGCTGGAAGCTCTCGCCGATCGATCTCAAGGCGCGCGAGCACTACGCGGCCTACGGCAAAGCGCGGGACGTGATGTTCAAGGCCACACACAAGAAGTGGGCGCCGTGGTTCGTGGTCGACTTCAACGACCAGAAGCGGGGGCGCCTCAACCTGCTACGCCACCTGCTCGATCAGGTGCCCGACAAGCGCGTCCCCGACGTCGAGGTGCCCTTCCCCAAGCTCGAAGGGAAGCCCGCGAAGGAGAAGTTCACGGGCCCGGTGTCACCGATTCGCGGCAAGTACTGA
- a CDS encoding sodium:proton antiporter, which yields MTAFQVFAAVLTLSALFAYVNQRSLRLPPAIGIMAMSLVGSTLLVVLDRVGFVSLRPLMMNVVARAELEHTLMHGMLGALLFAGALHIDLGDLKRERAVVLGLSFVGTLLSTAIVGVLFYGAGRAFGAPVSFGYALVFGALISPTDPVAVMGILKEAKVPKRIETQIAGESLLNDGVGVVVFSTVVGAVVSGRQATAAQVATTFVREAGGGAVFGLVTGYAVYRLLRSIDHYQTELLLTLALVFGGYALAERLHVSAPLAAVMAGLIIGNAGRARGMSDVTREHIDKFWTLVDEVLNAVLFVLVGLELTTLPMSKGAIGLGGVAIVVVLLARYLSVVIPLTAMRRFVAPLKGAVTVLTWGGVRGGISVALALSLPASPARDTIVTVTYVVVVFSVLVQGLSLGAVARRVAAEASATEG from the coding sequence GTGACTGCTTTTCAGGTGTTCGCGGCCGTGCTCACGCTGTCCGCGCTGTTCGCGTACGTCAACCAGCGGTCGCTGCGGCTGCCGCCGGCGATCGGGATCATGGCCATGTCCCTCGTGGGCTCGACCCTCCTCGTCGTGCTCGACCGGGTGGGTTTCGTCTCGCTCCGGCCCCTCATGATGAACGTGGTCGCGCGGGCAGAGCTCGAGCACACGCTCATGCACGGCATGCTCGGAGCGTTGCTCTTCGCGGGCGCGCTCCACATCGACCTCGGCGACCTGAAGCGCGAGCGAGCCGTGGTGCTCGGGCTCAGCTTCGTCGGTACGCTGCTGTCGACGGCCATCGTGGGCGTCCTCTTTTACGGTGCGGGGCGCGCGTTCGGGGCCCCCGTGTCTTTCGGATACGCGCTCGTGTTCGGGGCCCTCATTTCCCCCACCGATCCGGTGGCGGTGATGGGAATTCTGAAGGAAGCGAAGGTCCCCAAGCGCATTGAGACCCAGATCGCCGGCGAGTCTCTCCTCAACGACGGAGTGGGGGTCGTCGTGTTCTCCACCGTCGTGGGCGCGGTGGTCTCGGGGCGCCAGGCCACCGCGGCTCAGGTCGCGACGACGTTCGTGCGGGAGGCAGGCGGAGGCGCCGTCTTTGGCCTCGTGACGGGTTACGCGGTGTATCGCCTGCTGCGCAGCATCGACCACTACCAGACCGAGCTCTTGCTCACGCTCGCCCTCGTGTTCGGCGGGTACGCGCTGGCGGAGAGACTCCACGTCTCCGCGCCCCTCGCCGCGGTGATGGCGGGGCTCATCATCGGGAACGCCGGCCGCGCGCGCGGCATGAGCGACGTCACCCGCGAGCACATCGACAAGTTCTGGACGCTGGTGGACGAGGTCCTGAACGCCGTCCTCTTCGTGCTCGTGGGCCTCGAGCTCACCACGCTCCCCATGTCGAAGGGCGCGATCGGGCTCGGCGGAGTGGCGATCGTCGTCGTGCTGCTCGCGCGGTATCTCAGCGTCGTCATCCCGCTCACGGCGATGCGGCGCTTCGTCGCGCCGCTGAAGGGCGCGGTGACGGTGCTCACCTGGGGCGGCGTTCGCGGCGGGATCTCGGTCGCCCTCGCGCTGTCGCTCCCCGCGTCGCCGGCGCGCGACACCATCGTGACCGTCACGTACGTGGTGGTGGTGTTCTCGGTGCTCGTGCAGGGCCTGTCGCTCGGCGCCGTCGCGAGGCGCGTGGCTGCGGAGGCCTCTGCGACCGAGGGCTGA